Proteins encoded together in one Bactrocera neohumeralis isolate Rockhampton chromosome 4, APGP_CSIRO_Bneo_wtdbg2-racon-allhic-juicebox.fasta_v2, whole genome shotgun sequence window:
- the LOC126755845 gene encoding putative gustatory receptor 58a, whose protein sequence is MLRERLFRFVLKISYYNSLIVGLLPAPLDGKTLEFRVTRLYLVHSAVIHLFCLLATSYAGYYYFSRDFLTNDPILQWTYSITHVTKNLFMAVLVKEIWCKREDIKSVYVVYRSLETRLKAFTEAARRRINGTIEKRNELHRTIIEHRVENLIIFKFCLAYVLVIMNVYSFLSQHPGTDGRYMPITLISFALHTFILTVSGNFFYIYSQLYRQFSQINSQLKSLFEQLHGQMSRRAVGEEFASHINNLAVLHLTGYRLTQRIFRIGELTLAALLLRLFTTNMRAVYGACLLLSQNQTRNLWLQANELFFTAVFFGDTAMTMGMLDAMLTKCNRTGQLLREHPGLVDICESNSLRKALDTFASQLSCHKLRYMLCGLFEFNKEATLQFFLMVLVKTSVLVQFDMQNKLRINKK, encoded by the exons atgttacgGGAACGTTTGTTTCGCTTCGTGCTGAAAATTTCTTATTACAATTCGCTCATTGTGGGTTTACTGCCAGCTCCACTGGATGGAAAAACTCTTGAGTTTCGAGTCACACGTCTTTATCTCGTACACAGCGCGGTCATACATCTTTTCTGTTTACTCGCCACATCTTACGCGGGCTACTACTATTTCAGCCGTGACTTCTTGACAAACGATCCAATATTGCAGTGGACCTACAGCATTACACATGTGACAAAGAATCTCTTCATGGCGGTGCTTGTCAAGGAAATATGGTGCAAAAGAGAAGACATAAAGTCGGTGTATGTGGTATATCGCTCGCTGGAAACTCGACTTAAAGCATTCACAGAAGCTGCAAGAAGACGGATTAACGGCACTATCGAGAAAAGGAATGAACTACACAGAACAATAATCGAGCATCGCGTCGAAAATctcattattttcaaattctgTCTCGCTTATGTTCTAGTAATAATGAATGTTTACAGTTTCTTGTCTCAACATCCGGGCACTGATGGTCGCTACATGCCGATCACATTGATCTCATTTGCGTTGCACACTTTTATTCTAACCGTCTCGGGAAATTTCTTCTATATATACAGTCAACTCTATAGACAGTTTTCGCAGATAAATTCACAGCTAAAATCACTCTTCGAGCAACTGCATGGTCAAATGTCCCGCAGAGCCGTTGGTGAAGAGTTTGCCAGTCATATCAACAATCTGGCTGTGCTACACCTCACTGGCTACCGTCTGACGCAACGCATATTCAGAATCGGCGAGCTGACGTTGGCTGCCTTGCTACTGCGCCTATTTACAACCAATATGCGTGCGGTATATGGAGCTTGTCTCCTTCTCAGCCAGAATCAGACAAGGAATTTGTGGTTGCAGGCCAACGAACTGTTCTTCACGGCGGTCTTCTTTGGCGATACGGCAATGACGATGGGTATGCTGGATGCGATGCTAACAAAATGCAATCGTACCGGACAGTTACTTCGAGAACATCCCGGACTCGTTGACATCTGTGAGAGCAATAGCTTGAGGAAAGCG ttgGACACATTTGCCTCACAACTGAGTTGCCACAAACTTCGCTACATGCTATGCGGTCTCTTCGAGTTCAATAAAGAAGCTACGCTGCAGTTCTTTTTGATGGTATTGGTGAAGACATCTGTGCTGGTGCAATTTGATATGCAAAATAAgttaagaataaataaaaagtaa